In Seriola aureovittata isolate HTS-2021-v1 ecotype China chromosome 17, ASM2101889v1, whole genome shotgun sequence, a genomic segment contains:
- the LOC130185692 gene encoding cytosolic 5'-nucleotidase 3-like, protein MIPELSNPSVCMRDPERVHEILQSMAKSGSNTVQVISDFDMTLTRFAHNGKRCPTCHNILDNSKLISDDCKEQLKELLNTYYPIEIDSSRSIDEKLPLMVEWWTKAHELLVQQKIRKDLLAKVVQESDAMLREGYQLFFDHLHEHSIPLLIFSAGIGDVLEEVIRQAGVFHPNVKVFSNYMDFDECGVLRAFKGELIHIYNKREGALLNTGHFQELRARPNVLLMGDSLGDLTMADGVQQMENILKIGFLNDKVEERKQSYLDSYDIVLVKDETLEVPNAVLLYLTGNK, encoded by the exons ATG ATCCCGGAGCTGTCCAACCCCTCGGTGTGTATGAGGGACCCTGAGAGGGTACACGAGATCCTACAGTCCATGGCGAAATCTGGCTCCAACACCGTCCAG GTGATCTCAGACTTTGACATGACCCTAACAAGATTTGCACACAATGGCAAAAGGTGCCCCACGTGTCACA atataCTTGACAACAGCAAACTTATCTCTGATGACTGCAAAGAGCAG CTGAAGGAACTACTCAACACATACTACCCCATAGAGATCGATTCTTCACGGTCAATAGATGAGAAGTTGCCTCTAATGGTGGAGTG GTGGACTAAAGCCCATGAACTACTGGTACAGCAGAAGATCAGAAAAGACCTGCTGGCCAAAGTGGTACAGGAGTCTGATGCCATGCTCAG AGAGGGCTACCAGCTCTTCTTTGACCACCTGCATGAGCACAGCATCCCTCTGCTCATCTTCTCTGCTGGGATAGGAGACGTCCTGGAGGAGGTGATCCGCCAGGCTGGGGTCTTCCACCCCAACGTCAAAGTCTTCTCCAACTACATGGACTTTGATGAGTGT GGAGTACTGAGGGCCTTCAAGGGAGAGCTCATCCACATCTACAATAAAAGGGAAGGTGCTTTGCTCAACACTGGCCATTTCCAGGAGTTGCGGGCACGACCTAACGTATTACTGATGGGGGACTCTCTGGGAGATCTGACCATGGCTGACGGGGTGCAGCAGATGGAGAACATCCTCAAAATCGGATTCCTCAATGACAAG gtggaggagaggaagcagtCATACTTGGACTCATATGACATTGTGTTGGTAAAAGATGAAACCTTGGAAGTCCCCAATGCTGTACTGCTCTACCTCACTGGCAATAAGTGA
- the fkbp10a gene encoding peptidyl-prolyl cis-trans isomerase FKBP10: MDLMIMSVLFFLHVVTVKCNPGPLVDVVVDRYEIPKVCPREVQTEDFIRYHFNGTFFADGQKFDSSHDRGKAFISQVGLGRLITGMDRGLQGMCVNERRRITVPPHLAYGSIGTGGVIPADAVLVYDVLLLDIWNAEDKVQIRTINKPAGCKRTTVASDFVRYHYNGTLLSGEAFDSSYSRNTTYDTYLGQGDLIKGMDEGLMGMCVGERRIVIVPPFLAYGENGSGTLVPPQATLVFEVLLIDVFNPKDDLIVEVKEVPKGCTRRTVTGDYIRYHYNGTFQDGTAFDSSYQRNSTYNTYIGMGYVIRGMDKALQGLCIGEKQRITIPPHLAYGEEGVGDLIPGSAVLVFDIYVIDFHNPKDPVAVKVTHKPQECNVTSEADDLIQYRYNCSLMDGTLLYSSDQYNSPSTTTLGAKMVILGLEEGLSGMCVGERREVVIPPHWGHGENGAGGVPRSAVLFFELELVELQKGVPEGYMFVWLGDGPDPLFPAMDLNGDKEVPLEEFSSFIMIQVKEGKGRLRPGVDADSIIKDMFNNQDRNQDGKIVEDEMDEESEQVIRDEL, encoded by the exons ATGGATTTGATGATAATGTccgttttatttttccttcatgtAGTCACTGTGAAGTGTAATCCCGGACCTTTAGTGGACGTTGTTGTCGATCGGTACGAAATACCGAAAGTTTGTCCCCGAGAGGTGCAAACAGAAGATTTTATCCGTTATCATTTCAACGGTACTTTCTTTGCAGACGGGCAGAAGTTTGACTCCAG TCATGACCGAGGCAAAGCCTTCATCAGCCAGGTGGGCCTGGGCAGACTCATCACAGGGATGGACCGCGGTCTCCAGGGCATGTGCGTGAACGAACGTAGGAGAATCACAGTCCCCCCACACTTGGCCTACGGAAGCATAGGAACAG GTGGTGTAATTCCTGCTGATGCTGTGTTGGTGTATGATGTTCTGCTGCTGGACATATGGAACGCTGAGGACAAGGTCCAGATCCGCACGATCAACAAACCTGCAGGTTGCAAACGGACCACTGTGGCATCAGATTTTGTCCGTTACCACTATAACGGCACCCTGCTGTCTGGTGAAGCCTTTGACTCCAG CTACTCGAGGAATACAACCTATGACACCTACTTGGGACAGGGTGACCTCATCAAAGGCATGGACGAGGGTCTCATGGGCATGTGTGTTGGAGAGAGACGGATCGTCATCGTCCCGCCCTTCCTGGCGTATGGAGAGAACGGCTCTG GAACTCTGGTCCCTCCTCAGGCCACACTGGTGTTTGAGGTGCTGCTGATTGATGTGTTCAACCCCAAGGATGACCTGATTGTGGAGGTGAAGGAAGTGCCTAAAGGCTGCACCCGCAGGACGGTGACCGGAGATTACATCCGCTACCACTACAACGGTACCTTCCAGGACGGCACGGCTTTCGACTCGAG CTACCAGCGAAATAGCACCTATAACACTTACATCGGGATGGGATATGTGATCCGAGGGATGGACAAAGCACTGCAGGGGCTGTGCAtaggagagaaacagaggattACAATTCCTCCTCACTTGGCATATGGTGAAGAAGGAGTTG GAGACCTCATTCCTGGATCTGCTGTGCTGGTCTTTGACATTTATGTCATTGATTTCCACAATCCCAAAGATCCGGTCGCGGTTAAAGTTACCCACAAGCCCCAGGAATGCAACGTGACCAGTGAAGCAGACGATCTGATTCAGTATCGTTACAATTGCTCCCTGATGGACGGCACCCTGCTGTACTCCTC GGATCAGTACAACTCGCCCTCTACCACGACTCTTGGAGCAAAAATGGTGATCCTGGGTCTGGAGGAAGGTTTGAGCGGCATGTGCGTGGGTGAAAGGAGGGAGGTGGTCATCCCTCCTCACTGGGGGCACGGTGAAAATGGAG CTGGAGGAGTCCCCAGGAGTGCTGTGCTCTTCTTTGAGCTGGAGCTGGTGGAGCTGCAGAAGGGAGTGCCTGAAGGCTACATGTTTGTGTGGCTAGGAGACGGCCCTGACCCCCTCTTTCCTGCTATGGACCTCAATGGTGACAAAGAGGTTCCTCTAGAGGAG ttttcatCCTTCATCATGATCCAAGTTAAAGAGGGCAAAGGCCGTCTGCGGCCAGGGGTGGATGCCGACAGCATCATTAAGGACATGTTCAATAACCAGGACCGCAATCAAGATGGGAAGATTGTGGAAGATGAGATGGATGAGGAATCTGAACAAGTGATACGAGATGAGTTGTAA